In Rattus norvegicus strain BN/NHsdMcwi chromosome 1, GRCr8, whole genome shotgun sequence, a genomic segment contains:
- the LOC134485035 gene encoding sperm motility kinase Y-like produces the protein MPTETEEELPTPTPEPSISEEGNFHSQYQVLGTIGQGGNAKVLLAHHQLTGTPVAVKVLRKDKQWFQPAMMEANIMRKINHPNIVSLIQVIEKETRIYLIMELVEGQELYQYIRESGHIEEDEARQIFEQILSAVSYCHGKGIVHRDLKLDNIMIDKNKKVKVIDFGLSTQFQPGKMLNHHCGTYSFGSPELLLGHRYDGPKNDMWIIGVVLYCMVVGKLPFDSVIIQELQRQVVAGVYPAPCGVSKELEDLLSKLLRVNLNFRPTARKAMKHPWFKEHWNGLIGPYEEMLPLTPDPAILDAMKSIGFQASVVKHSLKQRKYNEEMATYFFLQKQALQGDGCTAQAQQVSSLAAPFPSLDPAAAFRLEPKRSGSLPVLGTLRVSSSHGHVSHYGQNAHPKGGKRSTVAGRLRPLPMTPTQDHYHKCAVSVPCIQTTSIFTEKSSNKEIKEDNPLSNRAPLEDKPIPSRVRHRGFKGWTRNIANALIKLCCCMPRRKKPRLGQNRISPQK, from the coding sequence atgcctacagagactgaggaggagttaccaacccctacacccgagcccagtatctctgaagagggcaacttccattcccaataccaagtattggggacaattgggcaagggggcaacgccaaagtcctcctggcccaccaccagctcacaggaaccccggtggctgtcaaagttctgcgaaaggacaagcagtggttccagccagccatgatggaagcaaacataatgagaaagatcaaccaccccaacatagtgtctctcatacaagttattgaaaaggaaacgagaatatacctcataatggagctggtggaaggccaagaactctaccagtacatcagagagtcagggcacatagaggaggatgaggcccggcaaatatttgaacagatattgtcagcagtgagctactgccatggaaaggggattgttcaccgagacctcaaactggacaatataatgattgataaaaacaaaaaggtcaaagtcatcgactttgggcttagcacccaatttcaacctggaaaaatgctaaaccaccactgcggcacgtactcctttggttcccctgaactcctccttggccatcggtatgacgggccgaagaatgatatgtggattataggagtggtcttgtactgtatggtagtgggaaagctcccatttgattcagtgatcatccaagaactgcaaagacaagtagtggcaggggtatatcctgctccctgtggggtttcaaaagaactggaggacctccttagtaaattactgagggtaaatctcaactttagaccaacagcaagaaaggcgatgaaacacccttggttcaaagaacactggaacggattgataggtccctatgaagaaatgcttcccctcacaccagacccggccattttggatgccatgaaaagcattggattccaagcctctgtagtaaaacactctttaaaacaaagaaaatataatgaggaaatggcaacttatttctttctacaaaagcaggctctccagggggatggctgcacagcccaggcacagcaagtgagttcccttgcagcaccattccctagccttgatcctgctgctgcttttagattagaaccaaagaggagtggaagcctgccagtccttggcaccttgcgggtgtcatcctcccatggtcacgtatctcactatggccagaatgctcatccaaaaggaggcaaaagatccactgtggctggtcgtctcaggcctctaccgatgacacctacacaggaccactatcacaaatgtgccgtgagtgtcccatgcattcaaacaacaagcatcttcactgagaagagtagcaataaggaaatcaaagaagacaacccaCTCTCCAACAGAGCCCCACTTgaggataagcccatccccagcagggtccggcacagaggttttaaggggtggaccaggaatatagcaaatgccctgataaagctgtgttgctgcatgccaaggagaaagaaacctcgcctggggcagaacagaatctccccccagaaatga